One genomic segment of Theobroma cacao cultivar B97-61/B2 chromosome 6, Criollo_cocoa_genome_V2, whole genome shotgun sequence includes these proteins:
- the LOC18596054 gene encoding inositol oxygenase 1, with translation MTILIDQPEFGVEAGFDKVDNVEKGMVLDGGFMVPQTNSFGHTFRDYHVESERQQGVENFYRTNHINQTYDFVKRMREEYGKLNKVGMSIWECCELLNDVVDESDPDLDEPQIEHLLQTAEAIRKDYPDEDWLHLAGLVHDLGKVLLHPSFGGLPQWAVVGDTYPVGCAFDKTIVHHKYFEENPDFYNSAYNTKYGVYSDGCGLNNVMMSWGHDDYMYLVAKENNTTLPPAALFIIRYHSFYALHRSEAYKHLMSEEDVENLKWLQIFNKYDLYSKSKVRIDVEKVKPYYLSLIEKYFPAKLRW, from the exons ATGACTATCCTCATTGATCAACCTGAGTTTG GAGTtgaagcagggtttgacaaagTCGATAATGTTGAGAAAGGAATGGTGTTGGATGGGGGATTTATGGTGCCACAGACCAACTCTTTTGGCCACACTTTTAG AGATTATCACGTTGAAAGTGAGAGGCAACAGGGTGTAGAGAACTTCTACCGGACCAATCATATTAACCAGACCTATGACTTT GTCAAGAGAATGAGAGAAGAGTATGGAAAACTTAACAAGGTGGGAATGAGCATATGGGAATGCTGTGAACTTCTTAATGATGTAGTTGATGAGAGTGACCCTGACTTGGATGAGCCTCAAATCGAACACTTGCTGCAAACAGCTGAGGCCATCAGAAAGGACTATCCTGATGAGGACTGGCTGCACCTGGCAGGCCTTGTCCACG ACCTTGGAAAGGTGCTTCTTCATCCTAGCTTTGGAGGCCTTCCCCAATGGGCTGTTGTAG GTGACACATATCCTGTTGGTTGTGCTTTTGACAAAACAATTGTTCATCACAAG TATTTTGAGGAAAATCCTGACTTTTATAACTCTGCTTACAACACTAAATATGGAGTGTACTCAGACGGATGTGGACTCAACAATGTGATGATGTCATGGGGGCACGATGACTACATGTATCTG GTGGCCAAAGAGAACAACACAACACTGCCGCCAGCAGCTCTTTTCATTATTAGATACCATTCATTCTATG CATTGCATAGGTCAGAAGCATACAAGCACCTAATGAGCGAGGAGGATGTTGAGAATCTGAAGTGGCTTCAAATATTCAA CAAATACGATCTTTACAGCAAGAGCAAAGTCCGGATTGATGTCGAAAAGGTCAAGCCGTACTACCTCTCCCTGATTGAAAAG TACTTCCCAGCAAAGTTAAGATGGTGA
- the LOC18596053 gene encoding probable LRR receptor-like serine/threonine-protein kinase At1g05700: MVGRHKMFIVLNNLLPLFILVFGITSSWDTPTLTEATKQDFGRRQLATKSNHPGFISIDCGVEEDYVNDETGIFYKSDKDFIKTGEAHDILPSVSVRVTKYWKEYRNLRSFPDGKKNCYPLKPEQGRNNSYLIRASFLYGNYDGKNATPEFDLYVGVNYWNTVRLQTKRSLSFYEIIHFFTADTEYVCLANTGLGIPFISALELRLSNNSAYNTTNSRALQSIWDIDLGISSNDSFRYRDDGYDRIWESGPFPSSVPIKTSSNIDSHGNDLYKVPVEVLRTAVQPVNGSRSLHYSYDSSGFPSSFHLFCFHFAEIVETAGQDRLREFIITLNDFKIGPITLEYLTPLSISSQIFPVQGVINFTIDATEESDLPPILNAMEFYRVLTLQYSPTDPSDGDAIMAIKQTYNINKDDWQGDPCLPKEYTWSGLTCRFNDTPRIISLNLSSSKLTGAISLSFSDLQAIESVDLSNNELEGPVPEVLAQLPNLKVLNLSGNKLTGSVPQSLKDKSDNGSLVLSLPENPDLSQMDPCHDKEKKKFVVPVVASIVTVLVLIFLSILIVFCIIRRRRQREPLIKSSKEGSFKSKNQPFTYSQIVKITGNFTTIVGEGGFGKVYLGTLNDETPVAVKLLSQSSKQGFKEFSAEVQLLMIVHHRNLVSLVGYCDENGKMALIYEYMANGNLRQHLSDTNRNVLKWKKRLQIAIDAAYGLEYLHNGCKPPIVHRDLKSANILLTESMQAKIADFGLSKIFLTENESHISTCPAGTPGYLDPEFHCSGNLNKKSDVYSFGIILFELITGQPAIIRIPDCGVHILQWLSPIVEKGDIRNIIDPRLQGEFDVNAAWKVVDIAMSCAQPASIQRPDMSLVLTELKECMAIEMAHGRTQRVLSNMTTSSNSPEISLLNVDSELNLLNPIPR; this comes from the exons ATGGTGGGTAGACACAAAATGTTTATTGTGCTCAATAATCTACTACCACTCTTCATTTTGGTTTTCGGGATTACGTCTTCTTGGGATACTCCAACACTAACTGAGGCCACCAAACAAGACTTTGGAAGACGACAGTTGGCTACTAAAAGTAATCATCCGG gtttcATAAGCATCGATTGCGGAGTGGAGGAAGACTACGTTAACGATGAAACTGGTATATTCTACAAGTCCGATAAAGATTTCATTAAAACTGGTGAAGCCCATGACATATTACCCAGTGTCAGTGTCCGCGTTACAAAATATTGGAAGGAGTATAGGAACCTGAGAAGTTTTCCGGATGGAAAAAAGAACTGTTACCCTCTGAAACCTGAGCAAGGCAGAAATAACAGCTACCTTATTagagcttcctttttatatgGGAATTATGATGGAAAAAATGCTACACCAGAATTCGACCTATATGTGGGGGTTAATTACTGGAATACCGTGAGATTGCAAACCAAAAGGTCCCTGAGCTTCTACGAAATTATTCACTTCTTCACAGCTGATACTGAATATGTATGTCTTGCAAACACCGGTTTAGGAATTCCTTTCATTTCGGCATTGGAATTACGGCTTTCAAATAACTCAGCTTATAATACCACCAACTCTAGAGCACTGCAATCTATTTGGGATATTGACCTGGGCATCTCTAGTAATGACTCTTTCAG GTACAGGGATGATGGTTATGACCGCATCTGGGAATCTGGCCCATTTCCGAGTTCTGTTCCAATTAAAACCTCATCGAATATCGACAGCCACGGTAATGATTTATACAAAGTACCGGTTGAGGTCTTGAGAACTGCTGTCCAGCCAGTCAATGGCTCCAGATCCCTACATTATTCTTACGATTCATCTGGTTTCCCCTCTAGTTTCCATCTTTTCTGCTTTCACTTTGCTGAGATTGTCGAGACTGCGGGGCAAGATCGACTTAGAGAATTCATCatcactttaaatgatttcAAGATTGGACCGATTACTCTTGAGTATTTAACGCCATTATCAATAAGCTCCCAGATTTTTCCAGTTCAAGGAGTTATCAACTTTACGATTGATGCAACAGAGGAATCCGACCTTCCCCCCATACTCAATGCCATGGAGTTTTACCGAGTTCTTACACTTCAATATTCACCAACTGACCCATCAGACG GTGATGCTATCATGGCCATCAAGCAAACATACAACATAAACAAAGATGATTGGCAAGGAGATCCATGCCTCCCCAAAGAATATACCTGGAGTGGTTTAACCTGCAGGTTCAACGATACTCCAAGGATCATCTCACT GAACCTGAGTTCAAGTAAATTAACAGGGGCGATTTCTTTATCATTCTCTGATCTGCAGGCAATAGAGTCCGT TGACTTATCAAACAATGAATTAGAAGGGCCAGTGCCAGAAGTTTTAGCGCAACTGCCAAATTTGAAAGTCCT AAATTTATCTGGAAACAAGCTCACAGGTTCAGTTCCCCAATCTCTCAAGGACAAGTCTGATAATGGATCACTGGTTTTGAG TTTGCCCGAAAATCCAGATCTAAGCCAAATGGATCCATGTCatgataaagaaaagaagaagtttGTTGTTCCAGTTGTTGCATCCATTGTGACTGTTTTGGTCCTCATCTTCTTGAGCATTCTAATTGTATTTTGCATAATTAGAAGGAGAAGACAACGAG AGCCTCTGATCAAGTCATCCAAGGAAGGGTCATTTAAATCAAAGAATCAACCCTTTACTTACTCTCAGATCGTTAAAATTACTGGTAACTTCACTACTATTGTTGGAGAGGGAGGATTTGGTAAAGTTTATCTTGGTACTCTGAATGATGAAACTCCAGTTGCGGTCAAATTACTTTCGCAATCATCAAAGCAaggttttaaagaattttcaGCAGAG GTACAACTTTTAATGATTGTTCATCATAGAAATCTTGTATCTCTCGTTGGTTACTGTGATGAGAATGGCAAGATGGCGCTGATTTATGAGTACATGGCAAATGGAAACTTGAGACAGCACTTATCAG ACACAAACagaaatgttttaaaatggaaaaaaagacTTCAAATTGCGATAGACGCTGCATATG GTTTGGAGTATCTACATAATGGTTGCAAGCCGCCCATAGTTCATAGAGATTTGAAATCTGCCAACATCTTATTGACTGAAAGCATGCAAGCCAAGATAGCTGATTTTGGGTTgtctaaaattttcttaacagAAAATGAGTCTCACATATCAACTTGCCCTGCTGGCACACCCGGATATCTTGATCCTGA ATTTCATTGTTCAGGGAACCTAAACAAGAAAAGCGATGTTTACAGCTTTGGGATTATTCTATTTGAGCTAATCACAGGGCAGCCTGCAATAATAAGGATCCCCGACTGCGGTGTTCACATACTTCAATGGCTGAGTCCAATAGTGGAAAAGGGCGACATTCGAAACATTATTGATCCTAGGTTGCAAGGTGAATTCGATGTCAATGCTGCCTGGAAAGTGGTGGACATAGCCATGTCATGTGCACAACCAGCTTCAATTCAAAGGCCTGACATGAGTCTTGTATTAACAGAACTGAAGGAATGCATGGCTATAGAGATGGCTCACGGAAGAACTCAAAGAGTGCTAAGCAACATGACAACATCAAGCAACTCACCTGAAATCTCCCTTTTGAATGTGGATTcagaattaaatttattaaatccCATCCCCAGGTAG